A stretch of DNA from Maridesulfovibrio sp.:
TTCACGAACTGAACAAGGCCATATACAAACGATTTAACGATGAAAATATTTCCATTCCGTTTCCGCAGCAGGATGTTTATGTCCACCGGGTTGATAAGTAATTTGCAGAGTAGCTGTTCTTATGCGTAAAAACAGAATCCACTAGCTGCAGGTATATATTAAAACAGGAGATGTTTTTCAGGAATTCTTTATGAGTGAAGAGAAAAAAATAAAAAAATTCAAAGGTGAAGTCTCTCGGCAGGATCGTGCTGCCCTTAATGGTCACCAATCTGCAGTATTCTGGTTTACCGGGCTTTCCGGGTCTGGAAAATCGACAATAGCCCATGCCTTGGAGAAGAAATTATTCGATAACGGGTTTAGGGCCTATGTGTTTGACGGAGACAACGTCCGCCACGGTTTGTGCTCCGATTTGAGTTTTTCTCCGGTTGCCAGAACGGAAAATAATCGTCGCATAGCTGAAGTTGCAAAACTTTTTGTCGAGAATGGCACCATATGCATGTGCGCTTTTATTTCCCCTTTGAAAGCGGATCGAGAGATGGCCATGGAAATTATCGGTGGAGAAGATTTTCATGAAATTTTTGTTACGTGTCCGCTAGACGTTTGTGAGCAAAGGGATGTGAAGGGGTTTTATAAACTGGCGCGCGAAGGAAAAATTAAAAATTATACCGGAATATCCGCTCCATATGAGGTGCCTGAAAATCCGGATCTGCTTGTTGACACCGATAAGGAGACATTGGAAGAGTCGGTAAACAGGGTCTTTGAATTCATACTTGGGAAAGTGAAGAAGTAGCCGTAGGACAGGTTGTTCTGTCTTCTCGCCATTATGATTTTGCGCTGTTGAGTTACCGGCCCCGCACTTGGTGCGGGGCCGGTTGTTTAGGGATTTAGATTTATTCAGATTCAGATTTGTCTGTGTCTGGGGTTGTGGATTTATCTGCAGATGTGGATGTGATAGTATATGGTATAGCGGAC
This window harbors:
- the cysC gene encoding adenylyl-sulfate kinase, with translation MSEEKKIKKFKGEVSRQDRAALNGHQSAVFWFTGLSGSGKSTIAHALEKKLFDNGFRAYVFDGDNVRHGLCSDLSFSPVARTENNRRIAEVAKLFVENGTICMCAFISPLKADREMAMEIIGGEDFHEIFVTCPLDVCEQRDVKGFYKLAREGKIKNYTGISAPYEVPENPDLLVDTDKETLEESVNRVFEFILGKVKK